A part of Larimichthys crocea isolate SSNF chromosome VII, L_crocea_2.0, whole genome shotgun sequence genomic DNA contains:
- the LOC104922878 gene encoding cGMP-inhibited 3',5'-cyclic phosphodiesterase A isoform X3 has translation MGRHQDNTHPPKQSSGTSMVVDIAVMGEAHGLISDLLADPSLPPNTCSSLKAVSNLLSTQINLQPLHRPRVPADPHTCSDSEEGPEKAERLAIPKRLRRSLPPGLLRRISSTWTTTTSATGLPTIEPGPVRRDRSASIKHTTDSNSVMMTISKSRSMSASCAVSNHLYGKPLGRPGFPLTNVSPLGSPCPSPTVQGTPVSSPTTKTCSVQLPEPAGPLTERTPGSVATKTHHRALTHSQSAPSSTTPHWRPPSLCSSCGRPFNNRLNHGVDSVDKEDRIPHPDERAVASSDYDSTYDSTYETNHSDSSDFAQNEEEAEGGKKPPEAREGCREFLPEGIVLHPLLPSPEDKPVLAVEPLVMAGLEPLMSQLNNWNFPIFSLVEKTHSKTGCILSQVSYRLFEDTGLFETFRIPAQEFMNYFHALENGYRVIPYHNRIHATDVLHAVWYLTTQPVPGLPILLTENGIHTDSENGITPGATGFLLSKMNSVLEEGYGSLAGLIPALELMALYVAAAMHDYDHPGRTNAFLVATSAPQALLYNDRSVLENHHAASAWNLFMSRPEYNFLVNLEHVEFKRFRFLVIEAILATDLKKHFDFLAEFNAKVGDEGVSGIDWTNENDRLLVCQMCIKLADVNGPLKSKELHLQWTEGIVNEFYEQGDEEASLGLPISPFMDRSAPQLAKLQESFITHIVGPLCSSYDSAALMPGRWVDPPEEDSEPEEAKEGQETEEEEEDTADEDASTSSDSSQRQETKKVSRRKVFCQITQHLLENHEMWKRVIAAESQEEAQKEDPNCTSSPTDPITAIHEEEEEQASKEEESTDGFDEREEVPAIEEEEILPQSETSGEKEEEPE, from the exons tCTTCGGGCACCAGCATGGTAGTGGATATCGCGGTGATGGGTGAGGCCCACGGTTTGATCTCAGACCTGCTGGCAGACCCCTCGCTGCCCCCTAACACCTGCAGCTCTCTGAAGGCCGTCAGCAACCTCCTCAGCACCCAGATCAACCTCCAGCCGCTCCATCGGCCTCGCGTCCCTGCAGACCCACACACTTGCTCTGACTCTGAGGAGGGGCCTGAAAAAGCAGAGAGACTGGCCATCCCAAAG CGTCTAAGACGGAGTCTGCCCCCAGGATTGCTCAGAAGAATCTCGTCAACATGGACGACGACCACCTCAGCTACAGGGCTGCCTACCATCGAGCCCGGGCCCGTACGCAGAGACCGCTCAGCCAGCAtcaaacacaccacagacag CAACTCTGTGATGATGACCATCTCAAAGAGTCGCTCCATGTCTGCCTCCTGTGCTGTCTCCAACCACCTCTACGGCAAACCACTGGGAAgaccag GTTTCCCTCTCACCAACGTGTCACCTCTGGGCTCTCCGTGCCCGTCTCCTACCGTCCAGGGCACTCCTGTCTCTAGCCCCACTACAAAGACATGTTCAGTGCAGCTTCCTGAGCCGGCTGGGCCCCTAACAGAGCGGACCCCTGGCTCTGTGGCCACCAAGACCCACCACAGAGCCTTAACTCACAGCCAGAGCGCCCCAAGCTCCACCACCCCTCACTGGCGGCCTCCATCGCTCTGCAGCAG CTGTGGCAGGCCGTTCAACAATCGACTAAACCATGGGGTAGACTCTGTCGATAAAGAAGACAGAATACCCCATCCAG ATGAGCGTGCTGTAGCTTCTTCAGACTATGACAGCACCTACGACAGCACCTATGAGACCAACCACAGTGACAGCAGCGACTTTGCACAgaatgaggaggaggcagagggaggcaAGAAGCCACCTGAAGCAAGGGAAGGTTGCAGGGAGTTTCTGCCAGAGGGCATCGTTCTTCACCCGCTCCTGCCATCACCAGAG GACAAGCCAGTCTTGGCTGTGGAGCCTCTGGTGATGGCGGGGCTAGAGCCTCTGATGAGTCAACTCAACAACTGGAACTTTCCCATTTTCAGTCTGGTGGAGAAGACCCACAGCAAGACAGGCTGCATCCTCAGTCAG GTTTCCTATAGGCTCTTTGAGGACACGGGTCTATTTGAGACCTTCAGAATTCCCGCACAAGAGTTCATGAATTACTTCCACGCTCTGGAAAACGGATACAGGGTCATCCCTT ATCACAACCGGATCCATGCCACTGATGTTTTGCATGCTGTGTGGTATCTCACCACTCAGCCTGTGCCAGGCCTGCCCATCCTGCTGACTGAGAATGGGATACACACTG aCTCTGAGAATGGCATTACGCCTGGTGCCACAGGCTTCCTGCTGTCCAAAATGAACTCTGTGCTGGAGGAAGGCTATGGCTCCCTTGCTGGCCTTATCCCTGCCCTGGAGCTAATGGCCCTGTATGTAGCTGCTGCCATGCACGACTATGACCATCCTGGAAGAACCAACGCCTTTCTAGTAGCTACCAGTGCACCAcag GCTCTTCTATACAATGATCGTTCAGTCTTGGAAAATCACCATGCAGCTTCAGCGTGGAACCTCTTCATGTCTCGACCTGAATATAACTTCCTGGTTAACCTTGAACATGTGGAGTTCAAGCGCTTCCGCTTCCTAGTTATTGAAGCCATCCTGGCCACCGACCTCAAAAAGCACTTTGACTTCTTAGCAGAGTTTAATGCAAAG GTGGGTGATGAAGGAGTGTCCGGTATTGACTGGACCAACGAAAATGACCGATTGCTGGTGTGTCAGATGTGCATCAAGCTGGCAGATGTCAATGGGCCGCTGAAGAGTAAGGAGCTGCATCTGCAGTGGACGGAGGGGATCGTCAACGAGTTCTACGAACAA GGTGACGAAGAAGCAAGCCTGGGCCTTCCAATCAGCCCATTCATGGACCGGTCCGCTCCGCAGCTCGCTAAACTACAGGAATCGTTCATCACTCACATCGTGGGACCTCTGTGCTCTTCCTATGATTCTGCTGCTCTCATGCCGGGACGCTGGGTTGATCCACCTGAGGAAGATTCAGAGCCAGAGGAGGCAAAGGAAGGacaagaaacagaggaagaagaggaggatacGGCGGATGAAGACGCGTCAACAAGTTCTGACTCCTCCC AGCGGCAAGAAACCAAAAAGGTGAGCAGGAGGAAAGTGTTTTGCCAGATCACACAGCATCTTTTGGAAAACCATGAAATGTGGAAAAGAGTCATTGCTGCAGAAAGCCAGGAGGAGGCACAGAAAGAGGACCCAAACTGCACCAGCAGTCCCACCGATCCAATCACAGCCATtcatgaggaagaggaggagcaagCAAGCAAAGAGGAGGAGTCGACTGACGGCTTTGATGAAAGGGAAGAGGTGCCGGCtattgaggaggaggaaatcCTTCCGCAATCAGAGACTTCaggggaaaaagaggaggaaccAGAGTGA